From a single Sorghum bicolor cultivar BTx623 chromosome 5, Sorghum_bicolor_NCBIv3, whole genome shotgun sequence genomic region:
- the LOC8071966 gene encoding TORTIFOLIA1-like protein 2: MGRSLSPLLRQELDNLDKDADSRRAAMKALKSYARHLDSKSIPHFLAEVSDTTATATAAAAGGGGGGGGMPPAGEFTISLYEVLARVHGRNIVPQIGNIMATIMRTLSSSGGSFPLHQACSKVVPAIARYSIDPSSSTPDDDKAAIIASLCRPLCGALMGQDGGAASGAALCLKALVESTNWRFASGEMVNEVCLKVAGAMHDRATRSNAHMGLAMALVKHNGLIAEAYARSIVRSGLQILDGDTAESSSQKRLSAIQMINFFMKFVDPRCLSSELGRVIDVMEKCQNDRMPFVRGAAFEASQSAKNIAAQKGSRHEVGTSPMVGANFHKRREKSPYRSLWSAKGSPAVSTVTASPAQFRSPESQVVDSSIMNGSTLTESPVSVGQSSCNFDQSRRTNRRLWNNDGVDVSLKDGLFIQLCSNSNSYEDDLGEVCDSEVTDANFECTNTFAGFVSPSPNGSISRDKTPSPRVSDKPISIDDVKIYTTPRKLFRLLQSSYDSDSASDVGQSTAKPSGLWSPDQEHKELGMSSEQIQSLHSDSKADEMKDENETIDTQNSNHRTETLSSADESGLSTNEAENISTKASPEIELKEDDVCITSSIGNTRKYRAKFIFVLSFIVIVLAIITMFIRIENYDDSVYLVPT; this comes from the exons ATGGGCCGGAGCCTGAGCCCGCTGCTGCGGCAGGAGCTGGACAACCTGGACAAGGACGCCGACAGCCGCCGCGCCGCCATGAAGGCGCTCAAGTCCTACGCCAGGCACCTCGACTCCAAGTCCATCCCGCACTTCCTCGCCGAGGTCTCcgacaccaccgccaccgccaccgccgccgccgctggcggcggcggcggcggcggcggcatgccCCCCGCCGGCGAGTTCACCATCTCGCTCTACGAGGTGCTGGCGCGGGTGCACGGCCGCAACATCGTGCCGCAGATCGGCAACATCATGGCCACCATCATGCGCACGCTCTCCTCCAGCGGGGGGTCCTTCCCGCTCCACCAGGCCTGCTCCAAGGTTGTCCCGGCCATCGCGCGCTACAGCATcgacccgtcgtcgtccacgccCGACGACGACAAGGCCGCCATCATCGCGTCACTCTGCAGGCCGCTCTGCGGCGCGCTCATGGGGCAGGACGGCGGCGCCGCGTCCGGGGCCGCGCTGTGCCTCAAGGCGCTCGTCGAGTCCACCAACTGGAGGTTCGCGTCGGGGGAGATGGTCAACGAGGTCTGCCTCAAGGTGGCCGGGGCGATGCACGACAGGGCGACGCGCTCCAACGCGCACATGGGCCTCGCCATGGCGCTGGTGAAGCACAATGGCCTGATTGCCGAGGCGTACGCGAGGTCCATCGTGCGGTCAGGGTTGCAGATACTTGATGGGGATACGGCGGAGAGCAGCTCCCAGAAACGCCTCTCGGCGATCCAGATGATCAACTTCTTCATGAAGTTTGTTGACCCCAGGTGCTTGTCTTCAGAGCTTGGCAGGGTgattgatgtgatggagaagtgcCAGAATGACCGCATGCCGTTCGTGCGAGGTGCTGCGTTTGAGGCGTCACAGAGTGCGAAGAACATCGCTGCGCAGAAGGGGTCAAGACATGAGGTTGGCACAAGCCCAATGGTTGGTGCAAATTTTCACAAGAGAAGGGAGAAGAGCCCATACCGGAGCCTCTGGAGTGCCAAGGGCAGCCCTGCAGTCTCCACCGTGACTGCTTCTCCAGCCCAGTTCAGATCCCCGGAATCGCAGGTTGTGGATTCATCCATCATGAATGGCAGCACACTCACTGAGTCACCGGTCTCAGTCGGCCAGTCCTCTTGCAACTTTGATCAGAGTCGGCGCACGAACAGGAGGTTGTGGAACAATGATGGCGTCGATGTTTCTCTGAAGGATGGCTTGTTCATTCAGCTTTGCTCAAACAGCAATTCCTATGAAGATGACTTGGGCGAGGTCTGTGACAGTGAAGTCACTGATGCTAACTTTGAGTGCACTAATACATTTGCAGGATTTGTGTCACCAAGCCCAAATGGCTCCATTTCAAGAGACAAGACTCCCAGTCCCAGG GTTTCAGACAAGCCGATCAGTATTGATGACGTGAAGATATACACAACACCAAGGAAGCTTTTTCGATTGCTTCAAAGCTCATACGACTCTGACTCCGCTAGCGATGTGGGACAATCCACTGCAAAGCCCAGTGGCTTATGGTCACCAGATCAGGAACATAAGGAACTAGGGATGTCATCTGAACAGATTCAGTCTCTGCATTCAGACAGCAAGGCTGATGAGATGAAGGATGAGAATGAAACCATTGACACGCAGAACAGCAATCATAGGACTGAGACTCTATCAAGTGCCGATGAATCAGGACTTTCCACTAACGAGGCTGAGAACATATCGACCAAGGCTTCCCCTGAAATTGAACTCAAAGAGGATGATGTCTGTATTACAAGCAGCATAGGGAACACGAGGAAGTACAGAGCAAAATTCATTTTTGTTCTGAGTTTTATTGTGATCGTTTTGGCGATCATAACCATGTTTATTAGGATAGAGAATTATGATGATTCAGTGTACCTTGTCCCCACTTGA
- the LOC110435681 gene encoding uncharacterized protein LOC110435681: protein MSPSLKRLIIMQCHFLASVRTQISVPNLILLLLGDCKRRTPLLGSMPYLVEAFVGLGDCDDFCKNSYEIGDCGDESCWGCHFCENNYGNSNCILLQGLSSCTNLELTAATAPFIFRKDLTRCPVFSKLKTLLLNEWCITNNLGALICFLQHSPVLEKLIIQFEPPEIHERLVEIGASYDLRKHSLVLKDLIVEVKCDDGDEQIHKFLDVLCSYGLPPEKIKIQQPPKVTGARFDNTWTSESFSFEQEI from the exons ATGTCCCCATCACTTAAGCGTCTTATCATCATGCAATGTCACTTCCTTGCTAGTGTCCGTACCCAAATATCTGTCCCGAATCTCATTCTCCTTCTGTTAGGTGACTGTAAGAGACGTACTCCATTGCTCGGGAGCATGCCGTATCTAGTGGAGGCATTTGTCGGACTTGGAGACTGCGATGATTTTTGTAAAAATAGTTATGAGATTGGTGATTGCGGGGAtgagtcatgctggggatgccaCTTCTGTGAGAACAACTATGGAAACAGTAACTGCATTCTTCTTCAGGGTTTGTCAAGCTGTACAAATCTGGAGTTAACAGCTGCAACAGCACCG TTCATTTTCAGGAAGGATTTGACGCGATGCCCTGTATTTAGCAAGTTAAAAACTTTGTTACTCAATGAATGGTGCATTACTAATAACCTTGGTGCATTAATATGCTTTCTCCAGCACTCACCGGTTCTAGAGAAGCTCATTATTCAGTTTGAGCCTCCAGAG ATACATGAGAGATTAGTGGAAATAGGAGCAAGTTATGACCTAAGGAAGCATTCCCTTGTATTGAAGGACCTTATTGTTGAAGTTaaatgtgatgatggtgatgagcaGATTCACAAATTCTTAGATGTCTTGTGTTCCTATGGTCTACCCCCTGAGAAAATCAAGATCCAACAACCTCCAAAAGTGACTGGGGCCCGATTTGATAACACTTGGACTTCTGAAA